A genomic region of Psychrobacter sp. M13 contains the following coding sequences:
- a CDS encoding autotransporter domain-containing protein, whose product MTISKDSAKLMTCPHSSSIAHVIKKPIMTRCLLSVAISLSIAGAAHASEYNSVTFFGDSLTDGGFFSPITQGNLGLAESGQFTTNPDNVWATSFAEQLGTTAVANTFGSPLTGNNYAIGGARAGVDVVNNSFGFPITVASANTQVDNYLANNEVDSKGLYVVWAGANDLFAASGATSASDAQNIVIAAVGSQVETTQTLKDSGVNYILVPNIPDIGITPDFIADTTLTGDDLLQAQTTQAVATATTNAYNQAMLSGVASTGANIIPLDMYSLTQQISANPAAFGFTNVTDRACTNISPSDSSLFCGSSDLVTSNANETYFFADGVHPTGRTHQLVADYANAVVTAPSQIGVLPHIATKVGLATSERLQSHINQVQSREQRAARTAWATGEVGTADIAGYESDGNAQLLVGVDFANANMGSFTNAVTGLYANITRKDFDRSGNSSGLSDIGIDELGFGVYHTTTLEQLGGIQLNGAIGYGSMDVDVTRSVNLGGTIQNFDSDADGKRYYANLQAGYPMQVSNIDVTPYLGAMINRVKIDALEEQEISGIAMQFDEQKYTTTYGKLGVKANHTLAANLNIFGDVYYQNRLSDDRDAVSARLNTIQGISFETPTIDTDDDNFGMTLGLARNFGPLNANAGINFTQGDDDDSTSFFIGLNGAF is encoded by the coding sequence ATGACTATATCTAAAGATAGCGCTAAGCTAATGACTTGTCCCCATTCATCTTCCATTGCTCACGTTATTAAAAAACCTATAATGACTCGTTGTCTGCTATCAGTCGCTATCAGCCTATCTATCGCGGGCGCCGCTCATGCTAGCGAGTACAATAGTGTCACATTTTTTGGTGATAGTTTAACTGATGGTGGTTTCTTTAGTCCCATCACTCAAGGTAATTTAGGACTTGCAGAATCAGGACAATTCACCACGAATCCTGATAATGTGTGGGCAACCTCTTTTGCTGAACAGCTAGGTACGACAGCAGTTGCCAACACTTTTGGTAGTCCTTTAACGGGCAATAACTATGCTATTGGTGGTGCACGAGCAGGTGTGGACGTTGTTAACAATAGTTTTGGATTTCCTATTACCGTTGCTTCTGCCAACACCCAAGTTGATAACTATTTAGCTAATAATGAAGTTGATTCCAAAGGTCTGTATGTTGTGTGGGCAGGAGCCAATGATTTATTTGCAGCATCTGGAGCAACCAGTGCCTCTGATGCTCAAAATATCGTTATTGCAGCAGTTGGTAGTCAAGTTGAAACTACTCAGACACTTAAAGATAGTGGTGTCAATTATATTTTAGTACCGAATATTCCTGATATTGGTATCACTCCTGACTTCATTGCTGATACTACTTTGACAGGCGACGATCTTTTGCAAGCACAGACGACTCAAGCAGTAGCAACTGCTACTACTAATGCATATAATCAGGCGATGCTTAGCGGTGTAGCATCCACTGGTGCTAATATTATTCCACTAGATATGTATAGCTTAACTCAGCAAATCAGTGCCAATCCAGCCGCTTTTGGCTTTACTAATGTGACTGATAGAGCTTGTACAAATATATCTCCGTCTGACAGCTCTCTATTTTGTGGTTCTAGCGATCTAGTAACCTCAAATGCTAATGAAACTTACTTCTTTGCCGATGGTGTTCATCCTACGGGTCGCACGCATCAGCTAGTAGCGGATTATGCCAATGCAGTAGTCACTGCGCCGAGTCAAATTGGAGTGTTGCCACATATTGCGACTAAAGTAGGCCTGGCCACTAGCGAGCGCTTGCAGTCACATATTAACCAAGTTCAAAGCCGTGAGCAAAGAGCGGCGCGAACCGCTTGGGCAACTGGAGAAGTTGGTACCGCTGATATCGCAGGGTATGAGAGCGATGGTAACGCTCAGCTACTCGTAGGGGTAGACTTTGCAAATGCAAATATGGGCAGCTTTACTAACGCTGTAACAGGCTTATATGCCAATATTACGCGTAAGGATTTTGACCGCTCAGGTAATTCTTCAGGTCTCAGTGATATCGGTATTGATGAGCTAGGTTTTGGTGTTTATCATACGACTACCTTAGAGCAGTTAGGCGGTATACAACTCAATGGCGCTATTGGTTATGGCTCAATGGATGTCGATGTTACGCGTTCAGTCAACTTGGGCGGCACTATTCAAAACTTTGACTCAGATGCCGACGGAAAACGTTACTACGCTAACCTGCAAGCAGGCTATCCAATGCAAGTGAGCAATATTGACGTAACGCCTTATCTTGGTGCAATGATCAACCGTGTCAAAATCGATGCTTTAGAAGAGCAAGAAATATCTGGTATTGCCATGCAATTTGATGAGCAAAAATATACGACCACTTACGGTAAGCTTGGTGTCAAAGCCAATCATACTTTAGCAGCTAATCTTAATATTTTTGGAGATGTTTATTATCAAAATCGTCTAAGCGATGATCGTGATGCTGTTTCAGCACGTTTAAACACTATTCAAGGTATTAGCTTTGAGACCCCAACTATCGACACTGACGATGATAACTTCGGTATGACACTAGGACTAGCTCGCAACTTTGGCCCGCTCAACGCTAATGCTGGTATTAATTTCACACAAGGGGATGACGATGATTCAACGAGTTTCTTCATTGGTCTAAATGGTGCATTTTAA
- a CDS encoding methyltransferase domain-containing protein: MSDSTQMAEQEPRVDRSFDDVADHFEKKVYGGLKGDIRLAVLRRDIFEYVDELTKVLGRPLRILDVGAGLAQIAIELAIQGHNVVVNDISANMLTKAQASFKQLAVDTNDCEVNAFGEIKWIVCPYQELAKTLAADPNNKPLEKFDLILCHALLEWLAKPAEIMDFFDSQLTPTGALSLCFYNPASFEYRNLIMGNFNLLDSLLSADGYQADNKISLTPNHPVAKLEVEHWLADHHYKIVTESGLRVFHDYAPLKRGGHNVPKEVIRMELRYSRQEPFKRLGRYLHILATR; the protein is encoded by the coding sequence ATGAGTGATAGCACACAGATGGCAGAGCAAGAGCCACGGGTCGATCGTAGCTTTGATGACGTAGCGGATCATTTTGAAAAAAAAGTCTACGGTGGTCTCAAAGGAGATATTCGACTGGCGGTATTGCGTCGTGATATTTTTGAGTATGTAGATGAGTTGACTAAGGTTTTAGGTCGTCCTCTGCGTATTTTAGATGTCGGTGCAGGTCTGGCACAGATTGCTATAGAGCTGGCAATACAAGGTCATAACGTCGTGGTTAATGACATCTCAGCTAATATGCTAACTAAAGCGCAAGCAAGCTTTAAGCAATTGGCAGTAGATACAAATGATTGTGAGGTGAATGCGTTTGGTGAAATAAAATGGATTGTCTGCCCTTATCAAGAACTTGCAAAGACATTAGCAGCTGACCCAAATAATAAACCGCTAGAAAAATTTGATTTGATACTCTGTCATGCGCTATTAGAGTGGTTGGCGAAACCCGCTGAGATTATGGACTTTTTTGATAGTCAGCTCACGCCTACTGGCGCATTATCTTTATGCTTTTATAATCCTGCGAGTTTTGAGTATCGTAACTTGATTATGGGTAATTTTAATCTGCTTGATAGCTTGCTTAGTGCGGACGGCTATCAAGCGGATAATAAAATAAGCCTCACGCCCAACCATCCTGTCGCTAAGCTTGAGGTTGAGCATTGGCTTGCTGATCATCACTACAAGATAGTAACAGAGAGTGGTCTACGAGTATTTCACGATTACGCGCCGCTCAAACGCGGTGGTCACAACGTGCCCAAGGAAGTGATAAGAATGGAGCTGCGCTACTCGCGTCAAGAGCCTTTTAAACGACTGGGTCGCTATTTGCATATTCTAGCGACTCGCTAA
- a CDS encoding ABC transporter ATP-binding protein, translating to MTTESVYNLADQPISNKDLVKVRLDSKGQPLVAVQQMQQLPVSKPLNHIRDAAEQYIPNKPYLAVQDLIVGYDDTTVVNGLSLYLQQGEIGCFLGYSGCGKTTALRAIAGLEPSRQGMISLNEQRLTEQTKSTSFTVAPANRGMGMVFQDYALFGHLSVAKNIGFGLSKWSASDKKARVAEMLELVGLTEHASKRPAELSGGQQQRVALARALAPKPKLLLLDEPFSNLDVVLRESLAMSVRDILKRTNTTAILVTHDQNEAFALADKVGVMHNGKLVQWATPSELYHEPISPFVAEFVGEGAMIDGIIQEGHVETILGDIYRPMEVYDSSGQPQYCEYDYPNGTAIKVLVRPDDIIHDDDSTQTALVIGRVFRGANYLYRLQLEDGQTVLSQVPSHHNHAVGTHIGILPMLEHVVVFDEKNINATTWSDYNKA from the coding sequence ATGACTACCGAATCAGTTTACAACTTAGCCGACCAGCCGATTTCTAATAAGGATTTGGTTAAAGTGCGCCTTGATAGCAAAGGGCAGCCGTTAGTCGCTGTGCAACAAATGCAACAGCTGCCAGTTTCTAAACCGCTCAATCATATTCGTGACGCTGCGGAGCAATATATTCCCAATAAACCTTATCTTGCTGTACAAGATTTAATCGTTGGTTATGATGATACGACGGTGGTCAATGGTTTATCGCTATACTTGCAACAAGGTGAGATCGGTTGCTTTTTGGGTTATAGCGGTTGTGGAAAAACTACAGCGCTGCGAGCGATAGCAGGCCTTGAGCCGTCGCGTCAGGGTATGATTAGTCTCAATGAGCAACGATTGACTGAGCAAACCAAAAGCACCTCATTTACAGTAGCACCCGCCAATCGTGGTATGGGCATGGTGTTTCAGGACTATGCGCTATTCGGTCATTTGAGTGTCGCCAAAAACATCGGTTTTGGACTGAGCAAATGGTCTGCCAGCGACAAAAAAGCGCGCGTGGCTGAGATGTTGGAGCTGGTTGGTTTGACAGAACATGCCAGTAAGCGTCCAGCAGAGCTATCTGGGGGTCAGCAGCAGCGGGTGGCGCTCGCACGGGCGCTTGCACCAAAGCCTAAACTGTTATTATTGGATGAGCCATTCTCGAATCTTGATGTCGTGTTGCGCGAGTCACTGGCTATGAGTGTGCGCGATATTCTAAAGCGCACCAATACTACGGCAATTTTGGTCACCCATGATCAAAACGAAGCTTTTGCTTTAGCGGATAAAGTTGGGGTGATGCATAATGGCAAACTGGTACAGTGGGCCACCCCAAGCGAGCTTTATCATGAGCCGATTAGTCCTTTCGTCGCTGAGTTCGTCGGTGAAGGGGCGATGATAGATGGCATCATACAAGAAGGTCATGTCGAGACTATATTAGGTGATATTTATCGACCAATGGAGGTGTACGACTCATCAGGGCAGCCGCAGTATTGTGAATATGACTATCCTAATGGTACGGCGATTAAAGTATTAGTCCGTCCTGATGATATTATTCATGATGATGATAGCACTCAGACTGCGCTTGTGATCGGGCGCGTATTTCGCGGTGCAAACTATCTATACCGTTTGCAATTAGAGGATGGGCAGACCGTATTATCGCAAGTGCCCAGCCATCATAATCATGCGGTGGGCACGCATATCGGTATCTTGCCTATGCTTGAGCACGTTGTCGTCTTTGATGAGAAGAACATCAATGCTACGACTTGGTCAGATTACAATAAGGCTTAG